ACTGGTGTTCGATGAAGAGAGTATCATGTTCGATAAAGACCTGCAGGTCTGCCCGGTCATAAATGCCAACCACTCGACAACATATCCCAGACCTCCCGTTATGGAAGGTCAGACCGTCGATGAGCTTCTCGGTCCTTATCTTGAAATTTGTTCTACAAAAAGTACTGACGAGAGCGTTCTCCGAAAAGCACAGATCGGAGGAACAGTCACATCGTTGCTTCTGCAGGGGATGAAGGATGAGGTCATTGATTCAGCCCTCCTTGTGGACAAAGACAAAGGATGGATCGGAAAACCCAGACTTGCCGCAACCCCTGAAGAAATCCTCGAATCCGCAGGCACCAAGCTTTCAGAGGCATCTGTTCTCACCTGCTGGCGGGATGCGATAAAAGCGGGATTTAAGAATCTTGCAATAGTGGGTATGCCCTGCGTAACCATAGCAGAGCACCTCATTGACGGATCCCCTGATTTCAAAGAGTTCGGTGATGTACATAAGCTGAAAATAGGAATATTCTGCATGGAGGCTTTCAATTACCGCGGGCTTTTTACCGAGTTCCTGAAGGATAACCAGAAAATAAAACCCTCCAATATCCAGAAAGTAGATGTAAAAGGCAGGATGATAATCCATGAGATAACGGTTGAGGATAAGATTGCAGTACATACCTATAGCTTAAAAGAACTCCATAAATACGGCCTGCTTGGCTGCCTTCCCTGCCATGATTATGCAGCAGAATATGCTGATATCTCGATAGGGTCTGTGGGAAGCGAAGATGGCTGGAATACCACGATTGTCAGGACAGAACTCGGAAAAAAGATACTGGATTCGGCAGTGGCATCAGGGCTTCTGGCAAAAAAAGAATTGAAAGACCTCGAACATCTAAGAAAAGTAGCTGCACTCAAGAAGGCATTGAAAATCGGAGAGAAAACAAGAGAACCACCATCAAAAGTAACCAGGGACTGGATTGTCGCTGAAACGACAGTACAGGATTATACATATCCTGGGATTTTAAAGCCGATCTTAAAAGAACAGGCAAAAGAGAAAGGGTCGCAGGCACTCTGGTAAGGGCGGCGAGAAACGACTTGACAATGGTTTTATCTCCTTGAACGACCAGAATAATATCCCGGACAACCCCATGAGGAGGGATGATGTATGAGATTAAAATTAATATACGGAATAATATTAGGTTTAATGTTCATGTGGATAATTCCAGCAGTGCATGCTGAAGGAGAATTTCAGTTAAGCTATTCCTGTACCAGCTGTCACCAGGAGAGGTATAACGAATGGTCCCGCTCGATGCATGCGCTGGCAGTTAACGACCCGATTTTTGAGGCAGCATACCTGAGAGCCTATCAATCCGACCCCAAATACAGGAACTTCTGCCTGACCTGCCACTCCCCAACGACCAGGATAACCAACGATTTCAACCTGACAAAATCGATATCTGTTGAAGGTATTACCTGCAGTTTCTGCCATTCAGTCACAGGAGTTGAGAATAACAATTTTACCTTCAATCCAAATAACCCAATGCAGGGACCTTATAATGATTCAAAGACAGATGCACATGCTTCTGCATACTCGGCGCTCCATACAAAATCAGAGTTCTGTGCAGGATGCCACGAGTTCTCGATCAACGGCGTGCCCATCTCCGATACCTATTCGGAATGGAAGGAAGGACCCTATGCAGCCGAGGGAAAGCAATGCCAGGACTGCCATATGGAGACAAAAAGCGGGGCTGCAGCGGAGAACGGGACAATCCGGGATAAGGTTTACCAGCACTTCTGGTACGGTGGACACACCGGGCAGTTCTTACAAAATGCTTTTCAGATAGAGTCATCGATGCAGAGAACAGGAAACCGGGTCAAAGTTACGATCAATATTACCAACAACAACGTGGGTCACATGATTCCAAGCGGTCTCCCCTCAAGAAAGGTGGTTCTGGACTTTAAGGCAAGCGACGAGCAGGGACGGGAGATATTCAGTGACCAGAAAGTTTACGCCAAGACTCTTGTCGACCAATATGGTAATGAAGTGGCTGACTTCTGGAAGGCGGTCTCCATAGCCAAGGATAACAGATTCAAGCCGAAAGAGAGCAGGCTAGAGGTGTTCGAGTTTGATGTGCCAGATGGAACAGGTAAACTGGATACGCAGGCAACGTTGACCTATCAGCTGCAAGCAGAGATTATTACCACGGAAACGGAATCTGTGAACGTGGAATTAGCAAAGGTAAGCAACACCACAACATTCAACATGGCAGCCCAGGCAACGCCAAAAGGAACGCCGGCACTGGGATGGGTTGGGATTCTTATAGCCATGACAGCAGCCGTATTGGTAATTAGAAGAAAAAGATAGCAAGCCAAAAGGAACGTGGAAGAGCCGTTGAACCGAATGATGGCTGGATGGCTCTCCGGGCTCGCAAAGAAGGCATCCTGTCCTTAATCTAAATTGAAAGTATGGAACTAAAGCTGGATAAAGATGAATATCCCGTTGGCTATGCAAGGATTGGTGGCGGAGTTCTGGTTTTAACGAACTTGCGGCTTTTAATAGACCGCGGGTTCAGGATATTCGGAGAAAAAACAAAATCAATCCGGATAAAAGACATCACAGACGTGAAATTCAATAAGAGCTTCTTGTTCGGAACAGGTATCGATATAAAATATGTAGAAGATAACAGGGAGCATACCATTTTTACAGAATTTACTGCCGCAACAGAGGCAAAAGAAATTACAGATAAGGTTCGCTCTTTGCTGAAAGGAGGTATTCTGGCACCCGTTGAAGTTCCAAAAGGGGAGGTAGGAAGGATTTCATTGGAAGAAGCAGAGCAAATTGCGCTGAATTTTATGGAAAAAAAAGCCAGTAATCTTAAAGTTGATGAAATAAGACATATTGCAGGGGCATGGAATATTATCCTGTCAAATCAGGATACATATGCTGTTGTTGTGGGCGATGACGGGGAAGTGGAAGCATGGAAGAAGATAACTAAAAGCCAGGGATCAGGAACTTTCAGGTGAGCATTATTTAAAGTCCTGTCCAAAAATTTTTAAAGTATTACTCTTCCTGAGCCTGATCCTCAAAACATCGGCTGCACTGCTTAAATCAGTATCATAAAGGTCTTTTATCTTCGAATTGTATACCAATGTATAGACTTTCCTTATATCCGCCTCTGCCCTCTCTTTCAAACTCGCATCTTCAGGCGCCAGAATGGTTTGGAACTCATTTTGATTTGACAATACGAAGCTTCTTAAGTCTTCTGTGGTTTTCATGCCGGGAAGAAGGCGAAGCGCTCTGATAACGGGTAGACCCCTCGTTTTCCGATGTTTTGGACCGTCATGAAGATACAAGCCGAACTTTGAATCTTTTGTTTTTATTATTGCTGTGAGGGTCAGCGCCCCTGCCCCGCTGCACACCTCGACCTTCTCGCCGAGGACAGAATAACCCATTTCAGATAACTCTTTCCCTGCGAATTGCAGGAGTGAGAGTTCATATTCTTTTTCAGGAATGCCCCAGTAATCGGTCATAGCAGCAAGCAGGTAGGGATGGATATTTATAGATATCTGAATCCTGTGGATTAGAATGCGCGCACTCCGTGCGTGGTTGAGTTCAGCGCCGCTATCGCGGATAAGCACTTCGCTTCGCTCGGGGGCTGCTTTCAGATATGAACTGTTTTTCGGCTGAATATAATAAATATAATTATAAAAAACACTCATCATCAACATAATATATATAATCATGAGCAAAAAATTCATATATTATGGCCATAGATATAAAGTTAGTGACCACGATTAATTGCTACTTATATATACAATATGCGCGATAAACACCCTATCCACACCACCCTCAGCACGGATGCGATGAGGATACTTGAGCGTTATGAGAAGGAGCTCGGGACAAAGAATGCTGTGCTTGAGCGCGCTCTACTCGGTATGGACAAGCTCAGGTTCAAAGAAAAGATAGACATTCAAAATATCAGCAGGATCATCAAAAGGGTAAAAACCGGTGTTCCCGGCTTTGACGGGCTTGTTGAAGGGGGCATACCCGAAGGCTTTGTCGTGGTGGTAACAGGTCCACCGGGTACTGGAAAGACCATATTTTCACTGCAGTTTTTGCTTGAAGGAATAAAGAATAGCGAACGATGTATTTTTTTTTCTTTCGAGGAAATGGCGGACCAGCTTATAAAGCAGACCCTTCGCTTCGGATGGGATATCGGAGAGTATATCGATAAAGGATATCTTGAGATCTTCGGGTTCAGCAGGTTTTCAACAGAGGAGATAATTGAAATCATTAATATTTTCAAGCCCAATAGGATTGTTTTTGATTCACTTAATGTATTTCCTGATGTCGGGGAGTTCAGGCGGTCCATGCAGTGGCGGAATATCCTGAAGGAAATAAAGGACATGAAGATAACGTGCTTCGCTATCACTGAAAAAAGATATAGCGCTGAAGTAAAAGAATTTGATGATTTCGATTTTATGGGCGATGCTATCATTTTTTTCGATAAGAGGCAGAAGCATGATCTGGATCCATACCCGACCCATTATATTCAGATCCAAAAAATGCGATTGACAAAAGTCAATGAAATACCCAACTCGTTCATTTTTACAAACCACGGAATGACGCTCATGGGTACCAATCTGGAAAAAAAACTTGTGGATTCTTCCAAGGCTCAGAAACAGGTACAGGGGATCATGGTGTAATCCGCGGCATCCGTGTTCTATTTCGTTTTAATTGCATAGGTACTGTGGTCCATGGTGGTTGTCTGGGGTTATTCTTTCCCTTGCAGAAAAAGGGCATCAATGGATGCTGGCAATATATAAATACTATTAAATCACTATAAGTTTTTATGGCTGATACTACTACATTAACACTAAAATTCAAAGGAATCGAAGCACATCTTCTCAAACAGATGGTTGATCTGGGCTTGTTCAACAGTAAATCAGAGGCGATTAGATCTGCATTAATAAAATACGCTATAGACCTTAACCTCCTTGATAAAAAAACAATATGGCAGGAGATACAGGCAACTAAAAGGAGAAAAGTAAGCTCCGAACAACTAGCAGTAGATATTCAGAGTATACGTGATGAAGCATAGAATCTTTCTGGATACCAACGTTATCATATTCGCCTTTGAATTCCCAGACTCAAATTCAAATACGATCATAGAACAGCTAAACGATGGAAAAATAGAGGCTATAATTTCAGAACGCGTAATAAAGGAAGTCTATCGTTATTTTAAAAAATATTATGATAAAAAACTTGCAGACAGCTTCAGGAATTATCTCTATAAAGCCTGCAGGATACTACTTTCCAAAGACGTTAAAGATACTATGAAAAAATACCGTGGACAAATAAAAGAAAAAGACTTGGAACAATTAGCTGTTGTGAAGAAATATGGGATTAAATATATCATAAGCCTGGACAGGGATTTCATAGGGCAGGAGGAGTACAGGACACCCAGGCAATTTGTAGAGTTAATCTACGGTGAAAGTAAAGAGAGCGATTTCTGAATTGGATATATACCCAATGTTCCCCATTCTAGGGCCACAAGCTACTTTTTTAACTTTTTTCACATTGAAGTAACAGGCGTTCCTTAATATGCGGGTATAACCGAGATCTTATTGAAATCCCCGCCCACTTCCGCGGCATAATCTTTCAGCCCTATAATTGATAACGAGGATTTTATCCGCGTCTTTGAGGGTCGCCTTCTCAAATTGCTTCGCGATACTTCTCTTATACTTGCCGGGAAGAAGCATATGCAGGTGGTCAATCAGATAATACACAAATGGAATGTGATCCTTCTTCGCCTTGCGCATCTCCAGATAAGCATTGAGGATGACGAAGGCGATAATGACATCGGGTTTGAATTCTTGCATGATCTGGATCCATATCTGACCCATTATATTCAGATCCAAAAAATGCGATTGACAAAAGTCAATGAAATACCCAACTCGTTCATTTTTACAAACCATGGAATTACGCTCATGGGTACCAGTCTGGAAAAAAAACTTGTGGATTCTTCCAAGGCTCAGAAACAGGTACAGGGAATCATGGAGTAAGATCTCATGTTTTTTCACCAAAGTGCTGGGCTGCTATTGTGAGATCTGCAATATCCACAACGCCGTCCATATTCACATCATAGCGAGGATAAGGCGCTACAACAATTTCATTGAAATGCTGTTCGATGATCGTCAAATCTTCGATATTTACGATTCCGTCCTCATTGACATCGTAGCGCGGATAGACAGTTATAGATACAACTCCGTTTGTCAAATTCAAAGGAATCGCAACCCCACCGGGATCGCTGATTTTCACATTGGAGAGATTAATTCCGGATGCGCCCGATGAACCGATTGCAGTAGCGTTGATAATGATGAATGTGCCTGGAGTCGATACATTTGAGTGCCCGAGGACAGCTTCGGAGATATTTACGATCGTACCCAGAGAATTATTTATTGTACCGTTATTGAAGAATGTACTTGCTCCGTTCTGTCTAAAAAGATCTCCCTCTGTGATACTGTTGACATTAAGTATGGACTGGTTAAAAGCAATGTTTAGCTGCGCACCTGCAATTGCATTACCGGATGGATCAATAGATATACTCAAATTAAACATTTGCCCCTGAGATACTGTCTTGTTTGAAGGGCTGATAACAACTTTTGCCGCTGTTTGGGTTGGAGTAGGTGTAGCTGTTACAGTTGCAGTTGGAGTAGGTGTATCTGTAGCAGTGGCAGTTGGAGTAGGTGTGTCTGTTGCAGTGGCAGTTGGAGTAGGTGTGTCTGTTGCAGTTGCTGTTGGGGTAGATGTAGCTGTAGCTGTTGCTGTGGCTGTTGGAGTAGGTGTGTCTGTTGCTGTTGGGGTAGATGTAGCTGTAGCTGTTGCTGTGGCTGTTGGAGTAGGTGTGTCTGTTGCTGTTGGGGTAGATGTAGCTGTAGCTGTTGCTGTGGCTGTTGGAGTAGGTGTAGCTGTTGCTGTGGCTGTTGGAGTAGGTGTGTCTGTTGCTGTTGCAGTTGGGGTAGGTGTTGCTGTTGGGGTTGGAGTAGGTGTGTCTGTTGCTGTTGCAGTTGGGGTAGGTGTTGCTGTTGGGGTTGGGGTAGTAGGTGTGTCTGTTGCTGTTGCAGTTGGGGTAGGTGTTGCTGTTGGGGTTGGAGTAGGTGTGTCTGTTGCTGTTGCAGTTGGGGTAGGTGTAGCTGTTGCAGTTGCTGTTGGTGTAGGTGTGGCTGTTGCTGTTGGGGTTGGTGTAGGTGTGTCTGTTGCTGTTGGGGTTGGAGTAGGTGTGTCTGTTGCTGTTGGGGTTGGAGTAGGTGTAGCTGTTGCAGTTGCAGTTGGAGTAGGTGTGTCTGTTGCAGTTGCAGTTGGAGTAGCTGAGGCAGTTGCAGTTGGAGTAGGTGCTACGGTTACATTCCAGAGCCATTCCTTCGAATCCGAGAGACCAGTTGTAGTATTCAGAGCAGAAGCAGTTACGTTCCAGAATCCTGCAACTGCGGTGCTGTTGATATATGTGGAACCGTTTACACCGCTCTGATTGAATACCTCTATTCCGTTGATGTACCAGGTCGCCTTCACGGTCTGGTCGACGGTCACGTTGAAGGAGACAGCCTCACTGGTATTGACGGTGACAGACAGAGATGAACTGTTTGTCTTATTGTTGCTCCACGATGTTATGCCTGGGGGGTCGTAGGTGACATTGTTATCCGTTATGAAACTGGAAATGCTCGAATTTGCCCATAAGGACATATTAGAACCGTTGAAAGCGAAAACTGAGTCGTAATACCTGGTGTCGTTGTTCAGGCCGGTTATGTCGACACTCCTGTCCGTACCGCCTGACTGGTTCGCGGTCTGTGAAGGATCCGATAAATCAGAATTTATGGAATACTTAATTTGAGTCAATGCATTGCTCTGGTCTACTGTGAAATTAATTATGCTAAAAGTATCGCCAACCGAACCGTTCGTCACATTGGTTATTGAAGGGGTCGTATTAGTATCAAGAGCAATTGCCAGAGGCACCTGTGTATTTTGAGATACAGAAACTGAACTCAAACTTCCTGTGCCGCTGTTATTAAATGCCCATACTGTTATGTTGGACCAATTTCCTGCACCGGCAGAATTATTATAGAACGTATTCGAACTGCCATTTATCCAGATACCGTTTACGCTAACATTATAGCTATCTGTAATGTTTCCAGCGCCAGATTGCCAGGTATGGTTGACCCAATGATTTCCTGCTGTATTCTGTAAATTAGCAGGTGCGGGCGGGATAAAGTTATGTGGTACAGATACATTGCTGTTCGTCGTGAAATTATAGGTAGTCGAATTTGTCCGCAGTGTTGTGTTACTATTGTTATGGGCAAACCACTGATAATAATACTTGGTTCCGTTATCTAAATTGGCAACCTTGACAGTCCTATCAGTTCCACCTGTTAAGTTAGAAGTTTGAGCATAACCCGTTAGATCAGAGTTCTTGGAGTATCTAATGTATGAAATTGCATTGCTTTGATCTATTGTAGCGTTCAAGATTCCCCATGTATCCCCGACTGTACCATTAGCGATATTAGTAATTGTGGGAGTAGTATTCGTATCAACGTCATTCACAGTAACGGTTATAGTTTCAGAAGCTACAGCACTGTAGTTATCCGTTGTATTGAATTCCCAATAATATATTCCCGCATCAGAGTATGTGGGTTTCCACGAAAAGTTTTTTTGAGTTAAATAACCTTTTGTTGCATTAGTTCTGTAGGTCAATACATCATTATCAACATCAGTAGAGGATATTGTGAAATTCAGCCATTGACCTTCGTTCACGCTCTTTTTGCCTATTGACTGCTGGACTGGATTATTGTTTGGAACCCTTGTATTCTGGCTTATACCCGTTGTATTGATCGTCCCATTGCCTGAACTGTTAAAGGCATATACGGTTATATTGCTCCATCCATGAGCCCCGACTGAAGCATTGAAATAAGTGTTTGCAGTGCCGTTTGACCACGTACCGTTATGACTTATGTTATAACTATTTGTGATGCTACCTGAACCGGCCTGCCATGTATGGTTCACCCAGAAGTTGCCGTGTGTTTCTGCTAAATTCGTTGGCGATGGTGGTATATAGCCATTAGATGATGACAGAGTCGCCTCGAACTGTATTTCAGAATAACCGTCACCATAAGTAAATGTAATATATCCTGTTGAGTTGCTGGTATAAGAGTTCCATTTAGCCCCATTCTTTTTTATATCAAATTTAGTGTTAATCGGAAAATCACCCATCGTATGTTGTGTAATAACGCTGTGATTTTCACTACTCTCATTCCATTTCTTATAGTAATCTCCTGTGGTATTCCATATATTGACGGTGACATTGACAGAATCTGATGAAGGTGTTATAGTAAAGTTAAGAATATTTATATCATAAGGATATATTTTTTTAGAATAAGTAATGTAATCTGTACCTACTATGTTAGTGGTATTACTCATATAAAATCCAGATAAATTATTTGTGGAGTATCTACTAACCATTTCATTAAATACACCTTTCGCTAATTCACTTCTGTTCCAACTTGGTAATGAAGGATTGAAAAAATCATAATATATCCAAAATATATTGACCTTGAAATTATCAACACCATAAAACCCAATATTTTTAACTCCTTTTGATACCCCCAATTCAAAGACCTCTCTCGTATAATTAGATGGGTCTCTTCCATCAGAAGTGCTATCATTAGTAGTTGCCCAAATCAATCCGTAAACATTATCTTCCCCATAAATAGTTTGTTGTTGCTTGAGACCATCGAACCAAGTTGCCATACTATCTGCATCTGCGGTATTTACATGATAAGCAAACCAATCATCTACCAGTCCATCTTTACTGAGATTGGTTAAATTTGCACTTGACATTTTCAACTGTGATGCGTGGACACCAGGATATACTCTTAGTGTTGGATATACACTTTTGATAGCATTATAAATTTTATTATGACCATAGACATACGCCGTCTGATTACCTCCACCATCATCGGGTTCTTCCTCACTTATTACAACACCATAAAAATCGTTCATATCAAATGCATTTCCATAACTATCATACGTTATTTGGTCTAAAGTATCGTTTATGGCTATATTCATTAATGTGTTATTATTCTGCAAATCTGCCCAAGTATTAGTTCCTGGATTCCATAAACTTGCATTATACCAGAAGAATATTCTATTTAATATTCTTGTATGGGTAGAAGCTAAATTGTGTATAACCGATGCATTTGCGTTACAGCATCTATCTGCTCTGGAAAAAGATTGAATCCAATACCACCCCAAAGAATAATTCTTATACATATTTGCTTGAGTATTATTGTCCAGAACAAACCCATAAAATCCAGAATTGACAACCTTACTTATGGGGTTAAAGTCAACTACAATGTAATTATCTCTACCATCCAATGTAGAAACGTTTAATGTAAGATTTCCATTTGAATAATTGATTGACCACCCAGTAACATTATATGTTTTTCCATTTTCATAACTTACAACCACCACAGTATTATCTGTTATTTTTAATTTGTTATAAGGAGGTGACTTTATCACAAATGAATCTACGTTAGTATTATATGGTACTACAAGCAACAACGAATCGTTGTGCGCTGTAATAAAATCAATATTAGATGTGGAGTTTTTGATAAACGTATAGCTTAAATTTACAGTAAAAGTATCCGTGTTGTTTTTAAAATCGTAAATATTAATTCCATTTTGAATACCAATGCCCGGTATCATAAACGATAAATTAGTTATTGAACTTGTGGATTGTGTGAGCGAAATAGAATTATCGGCAGAACTGTTCCAATAACTAGATCTAACTCCAGAATTGTCATTTAACTGTAATTGACTAACCGATACTAGATAATCACTATGAATTTCACTTTCGTTTTGGACTCTTTTTAATATCTGAAAATCATCCATCGTTATATTAGAATACTTGTTTTGCGAGTTTTCTTTTACGGCTAAATATAGGTCACCTGCATTTAGTGTAATAGTTCCTGTATCTGCCTGTTGCCTATCAAGAACTCCATTTACATAGTGCTTTATAGTACTACCATCATATGTTATTGCAATTTGATACCATTGTTCAGTAACCCAATTGTTTTTTGAACCCTCAACCCATTCGTCTGCCAATCCAGACCCTTCAAAATATACCAATTTGTTAATAGAATTATAATATACAGCATAACTATATCTGTCATATAATCCACCAGTAGTTATACCTTTATAAATAAAACTATTTGAACCAGATAACGGAAATGAATGAAACTTAATCCATATTTTGATTGTAAAATTAGATGACAAATTCAAACTTGGAGAAGTTGGTATATCAACATAATCATTTATTCCATCAGTAATTATTCCTGAATTGTATTTTCCAGTTGTCCAATTTGCATCTCCTGTTCCATTTCCATAAAACGTGCCGTTGTTATTATTGCCACTACTATCATTTACAAATCGTCCATTATTTTTATCCATCTTTAGCCATATCGAAAGGTTTGTAGTATTTATTTGATATGGATCTACCTTGGTGTTATTGGATGTTATGTTAGCAAAGAAATCTAAGTAGGAACCATTAGAAACAACCGATATATTACTATTAATATCGTAAGTACCATTTATCGTTATATAAGGTATAGCCGATGCTGACTGTGATAATACTAAAGCAAACATTCCAGCAAGCAAAACCAGAAGTAAATAATTTCTTATCAGAGTGCCATATTTATATGGGATCATGTTGACTCCTGCATGTACAGGACAATTGATATCTGTAAGCTTACCTGTAGGTACAAATTTCCTTTTTCTCTCTTCAATGACTTTTTTCGCAGCTTCGATTGTTCTTTTGCTTTCACTGATTTTCACATTGGAAAGATTGATCCCTGAGGTACCTGATGAGCCGATTGCGGTAGCGCTGATTTTAATATATGTTCCTGGGGTGGAGAGTATTCCAAATTTAAGAATTTGCATTATTCATCAAAGTTCTATGAACACACCCATAACTCTTATGACCATATGATTAGCATGACTATTATAATAATTTTTTAAATTTTTAAATAGCGATAAATATTTATAGTATCGAGTTGAATTGTATTTTATGTGGTGATGCTGATGACTTGACCTACCATTGTCCTTCTGGTAGGAGCAATAATTCCGTTCTTTTTCCACAATAGGAAGCAAAAAGAAGAAAAGGAGGAATGAGTGTTGGAAATAGTTGAAGTTAAATGTGAGAATTGCGGCAAAGAAATATATGTGCAGGAAAATCATATCAGAGAAGAAATGTTCTGCACCCTTGGGTGCTTAAGTTCTTACAGAGGAGCAATTTCCTCAAAAGACAGAACATTTCACTGATATACTTAGTATTTACTTGAATTATATTCACTGGCAAATGTTTGAAATTTGCCTTACATTCGGCCGTGGGCATAGTCGAGGATATGTTTAAGAATGAACTATACTTGAATTGTTTAAACAGGATTTAAAATCGGTTAAGTTTTATAATTTAAAAAGCTCTGTGCGCGATTGCTACTGCGCTATGCAACCTCCAGAGTTAAAAACCCATTCGTGCTTATATTTAACATCCATACAAAGAATCTAAACCAATAGATATGCTATCCGAACACCTCATCTACTCAACAGCCATAGCAATAATCGCAGGCATGCTCTGGTATAAATACACAGGCAGAGACCCCTCATGGATCATCATAGTCAGCGCCTATGCACCCGACTTTGATATAGTCGCCGGGGAGTTGTTCAAAAAATTAGGTATAAACATCCTCATCAACGGCGCTCCAATCAGCCACGGGGATTTCCACAACATAGCCTTCCTGCTGCTTTTCGCCACCACGGCGGCGCTTGTGCTGAGGTTGGCGGGCATGAGGTTCTGGGATTCGTTCCTTTTCGCGGGGATTGGGTTCGGGGCGCACATGTTCGAAGATGCGCTGGTGTTCAAACCGTTTTATACATTTCTCTGGCCGATATCTGAGCAGAAGTTGGGGATCGGGTTATTTGATTATAAGCCTGATCTTTATGGGATAGCGAATACGGATGTGTTGATGGTGGGATTGATCTTAATGGTCTTATGCGGGGGGATAAGAGTCCTGTATGAAGGAAAAGGAGGCATCAGGAGGATTGCAAGATCGGTTGGTATTGCGGCTGCAATTATGATTTTTATGATATCTGTGTTTAGCATTATCGATATAGGGGTGGTGGAAAAAGTAAATTCGATAAGAGAAAATGGATATATTGATAATTGGTCTTTCACGCAGAATGCATCGTGGGATTCAACTATCTATCATAGTGGTAAACATTCAGCCAAAATTGAGATTTGGAATTATGACAATAGAATCATAAGAAGATGGGTAAGTGAACGAATATCAGTTAAACCGAATACTACATATCTTTTCTCATCATGGGGCAGGACAGAAGGTGCAGGAGGTACAAACACTCCTTGGGTGTTAATAGGGGAAATGGATTCTAACAATACGTTGATAATGGAAAGGAGTCTAAAATTCAACAATGGAACAAATGACTGGACGCAGAAGCAAATAAAATTTAAGACAAGCAACGATACATACTGGGTTTTAGTATATGCTGATATCTTTAGGGGTTATGGAACTTTCTGGTTTGATGACTTAGAGCTGTATGCGGAGGGGACTAATAAGAATATAATTCCAAATAGTGGATTTGAATTGGGTTATACATATTACTATTGATATATAAAAACTAACAATTATAGTACAATCTGCTGTTTTTTTATGATTTTGATGGGCATATCGATTCAAATCACACATAATATCGAAGCAATTTTTAAGAGTCATCCTATTTACTGAAATGCTATAATAAATCAAGAAATATTATCATTGCGCCGCTAACTCAGATGCTAACCAATAAATAATC
This portion of the Candidatus Methanoperedens sp. genome encodes:
- a CDS encoding circadian clock protein KaiC, with product MRDKHPIHTTLSTDAMRILERYEKELGTKNAVLERALLGMDKLRFKEKIDIQNISRIIKRVKTGVPGFDGLVEGGIPEGFVVVVTGPPGTGKTIFSLQFLLEGIKNSERCIFFSFEEMADQLIKQTLRFGWDIGEYIDKGYLEIFGFSRFSTEEIIEIINIFKPNRIVFDSLNVFPDVGEFRRSMQWRNILKEIKDMKITCFAITEKRYSAEVKEFDDFDFMGDAIIFFDKRQKHDLDPYPTHYIQIQKMRLTKVNEIPNSFIFTNHGMTLMGTNLEKKLVDSSKAQKQVQGIMV
- a CDS encoding Coenzyme F420 hydrogenase/dehydrogenase, beta subunit C-terminal domain, whose amino-acid sequence is MYLDIEKYADSRLVKPVARECCVYCGACVCVNPSPGVGFENGELVFDEESIMFDKDLQVCPVINANHSTTYPRPPVMEGQTVDELLGPYLEICSTKSTDESVLRKAQIGGTVTSLLLQGMKDEVIDSALLVDKDKGWIGKPRLAATPEEILESAGTKLSEASVLTCWRDAIKAGFKNLAIVGMPCVTIAEHLIDGSPDFKEFGDVHKLKIGIFCMEAFNYRGLFTEFLKDNQKIKPSNIQKVDVKGRMIIHEITVEDKIAVHTYSLKELHKYGLLGCLPCHDYAAEYADISIGSVGSEDGWNTTIVRTELGKKILDSAVASGLLAKKELKDLEHLRKVAALKKALKIGEKTREPPSKVTRDWIVAETTVQDYTYPGILKPILKEQAKEKGSQALW
- a CDS encoding type II toxin-antitoxin system VapC family toxin — protein: MKHRIFLDTNVIIFAFEFPDSNSNTIIEQLNDGKIEAIISERVIKEVYRYFKKYYDKKLADSFRNYLYKACRILLSKDVKDTMKKYRGQIKEKDLEQLAVVKKYGIKYIISLDRDFIGQEEYRTPRQFVELIYGESKESDF
- a CDS encoding PH domain-containing protein, coding for MELKLDKDEYPVGYARIGGGVLVLTNLRLLIDRGFRIFGEKTKSIRIKDITDVKFNKSFLFGTGIDIKYVEDNREHTIFTEFTAATEAKEITDKVRSLLKGGILAPVEVPKGEVGRISLEEAEQIALNFMEKKASNLKVDEIRHIAGAWNIILSNQDTYAVVVGDDGEVEAWKKITKSQGSGTFR
- a CDS encoding multiheme c-type cytochrome translates to MRLKLIYGIILGLMFMWIIPAVHAEGEFQLSYSCTSCHQERYNEWSRSMHALAVNDPIFEAAYLRAYQSDPKYRNFCLTCHSPTTRITNDFNLTKSISVEGITCSFCHSVTGVENNNFTFNPNNPMQGPYNDSKTDAHASAYSALHTKSEFCAGCHEFSINGVPISDTYSEWKEGPYAAEGKQCQDCHMETKSGAAAENGTIRDKVYQHFWYGGHTGQFLQNAFQIESSMQRTGNRVKVTINITNNNVGHMIPSGLPSRKVVLDFKASDEQGREIFSDQKVYAKTLVDQYGNEVADFWKAVSIAKDNRFKPKESRLEVFEFDVPDGTGKLDTQATLTYQLQAEIITTETESVNVELAKVSNTTTFNMAAQATPKGTPALGWVGILIAMTAAVLVIRRKR